Proteins co-encoded in one Sulfurospirillum arsenophilum NBRC 109478 genomic window:
- the aat gene encoding leucyl/phenylalanyl-tRNA--protein transferase codes for MNTAVATKVLIPQLHPNDYTFPDPTDASTEGLLAWGGDLKPERLLRAYVQGIFPWFNEGDPILWWSPDPRLVLLPSNIKISKSLAKSMKHFQIRYDTCFEKVMRLCLETRLAKGQKSWISEDLISAFCDLHVKGFAHSVECYAEEKLVGGLYGLYLGGVFCGESMFSTKSDASKAALVGLCEKVKGLGGDFIDCQLPTDHLQSLGACVIEREKFLGMLENALENSTTKPW; via the coding sequence TTGAATACAGCGGTGGCAACTAAGGTACTCATCCCTCAGTTGCATCCAAACGATTATACGTTTCCTGATCCTACAGATGCCAGTACTGAGGGGCTTTTAGCATGGGGAGGCGATCTTAAACCAGAGAGATTGCTTCGGGCCTATGTTCAAGGCATTTTCCCATGGTTTAATGAGGGTGATCCGATTCTTTGGTGGTCGCCCGATCCTAGGCTTGTTCTTCTCCCTTCAAACATCAAAATCTCCAAAAGTTTAGCCAAAAGTATGAAACACTTTCAGATACGCTATGACACCTGCTTTGAGAAAGTGATGCGTTTGTGTTTAGAAACCAGACTTGCAAAAGGGCAAAAAAGTTGGATTAGCGAAGATTTAATCTCTGCATTTTGTGATTTACATGTAAAGGGTTTTGCCCATTCGGTGGAGTGTTATGCCGAAGAAAAATTGGTCGGAGGTTTGTATGGACTTTATCTTGGAGGCGTATTTTGTGGTGAGTCGATGTTTTCAACAAAGAGTGATGCTTCAAAAGCCGCTTTAGTAGGGTTGTGTGAGAAAGTGAAAGGTTTAGGGGGTGATTTTATAGACTGTCAGCTTCCAACCGATCATCTCCAATCCTTAGGTGCGTGTGTCATAGAACGCGAGAAATTTTTAGGTATGTTAGAAAACGCTTTAGAAAATTCCACGACAAAGCCGTGGTGA
- the clpS gene encoding ATP-dependent Clp protease adapter ClpS yields MHHLEGEFQNETIDAIEIKEPRMYKVLLLNDDYSSMEFVIKVLMQIFHHSFEKANEIMLSVHEKGKGLCGVYTYEIAETKVAHVRKMAKEEQFPLRAIMEEE; encoded by the coding sequence ATGCACCACTTAGAAGGGGAGTTTCAAAACGAAACGATCGACGCCATCGAGATCAAAGAGCCCAGAATGTACAAAGTTTTGTTGCTCAATGACGATTATAGTAGTATGGAGTTTGTCATTAAAGTTTTGATGCAGATTTTTCATCATAGTTTTGAAAAAGCAAACGAAATTATGCTCAGTGTTCATGAAAAAGGTAAAGGGCTCTGTGGCGTTTATACCTATGAAATTGCTGAGACAAAAGTGGCGCATGTACGAAAAATGGCAAAAGAGGAGCAATTTCCGCTTCGTGCCATTATGGAAGAAGAGTAA
- a CDS encoding TlpA disulfide reductase family protein, translated as MKKLISLIAVMTSLLFLGCGSETSTVSTAKETYKEGDKVELKSVSGAKLTLLRKNGGFVIEDDESKIVLIDIFGTFCVPCQEEAPSLMDFQLQNADDVMLIGLNYFEEVSDEYVVENFAAKYNAYYFITNSPKNKKIVETIVQDIAYKGTLQVPFKIVLKEGKYQKVTDIYNASNPENKFYIGKVGLDIIQQDIDKLTAK; from the coding sequence ATGAAAAAATTAATCAGTTTAATCGCAGTTATGACATCACTTCTGTTTTTGGGATGTGGTTCAGAAACATCAACGGTTTCTACAGCCAAGGAGACCTATAAAGAGGGCGATAAAGTTGAGCTTAAAAGCGTTTCAGGTGCAAAACTGACATTGCTTCGTAAAAACGGTGGTTTTGTGATTGAAGATGATGAAAGTAAGATTGTATTGATCGATATTTTTGGTACGTTTTGTGTCCCATGTCAAGAAGAAGCTCCTTCTTTGATGGACTTTCAACTTCAAAATGCTGATGATGTCATGCTTATTGGACTTAACTATTTTGAAGAAGTCAGCGATGAGTATGTGGTCGAGAATTTTGCAGCAAAATACAATGCATATTATTTTATTACCAACTCTCCTAAAAACAAAAAAATAGTCGAGACAATCGTTCAAGACATCGCGTATAAAGGAACATTGCAAGTACCGTTTAAAATTGTCCTGAAAGAGGGTAAATACCAAAAAGTGACGGATATTTACAATGCTTCCAATCCAGAGAATAAATTTTATATCGGAAAAGTAGGTTTGGATATTATCCAACAAGATATTGACAAACTCACAGCAAAATAG
- the metK gene encoding methionine adenosyltransferase → MEHTKHYLFTSEVVSPGHPDKCADIIADSIVDALIIADKNSRVASEVFVAGKHVIIGGEVNTKSILSFSDYEKIVKDALIKIGYDGKSAFTKEQCLYPDEVKVQVLLNQQSSDINQGVDQESGEIGAGDQGIMFGFASSETADFMPAAITYARMLCDKVYNYALKHNHKLGVDIKTQVTVDYGSKQNFEECKPQKIHTIVVSAPSTETMPIEEVRALIKGLIDDTGLPTDLYDPNDTIIHINPTGRYVNHSSLHDSGLTGRKLIVDSFGGYSPIGGGAQSSKDYTKVDRSGLYAARWIAKHIVAAGLAKKCSVQLSYAIGVAKPVSIAVDTSGTYTSISDDELSSFVLETFSLTPRWITEKFSLDKPSSETFLYADVAARGQVGQSDYPWEKLDSLEIFKALKK, encoded by the coding sequence ATGGAACACACAAAACACTACCTTTTTACCTCTGAAGTGGTAAGCCCAGGTCACCCTGACAAATGTGCCGATATCATTGCAGATAGTATTGTTGATGCGCTCATTATTGCCGATAAAAACTCACGCGTAGCCAGTGAAGTTTTTGTTGCAGGTAAGCATGTTATCATCGGTGGCGAGGTCAATACGAAGAGTATCCTCTCTTTTTCTGATTATGAAAAAATCGTAAAAGACGCCCTCATTAAAATCGGTTACGATGGTAAGTCAGCTTTCACTAAAGAGCAATGTCTCTATCCTGATGAAGTCAAAGTGCAAGTCCTTCTCAATCAACAAAGTAGCGATATCAATCAAGGTGTCGATCAAGAAAGTGGTGAAATTGGTGCAGGCGATCAGGGCATTATGTTTGGTTTTGCCTCATCTGAAACGGCTGATTTTATGCCAGCGGCTATCACGTACGCAAGAATGTTATGCGATAAAGTTTACAATTATGCACTGAAACACAACCATAAATTGGGTGTTGATATTAAAACACAAGTCACGGTTGATTATGGTAGCAAACAAAATTTTGAAGAGTGCAAGCCTCAAAAAATTCATACGATTGTTGTTTCTGCGCCATCGACAGAAACGATGCCAATCGAAGAAGTAAGAGCTTTGATTAAGGGTCTTATTGATGATACAGGCCTTCCAACAGATCTGTATGATCCAAATGACACCATTATTCATATTAACCCAACAGGTCGTTATGTTAACCACAGTTCACTTCACGATTCAGGGTTAACAGGTCGTAAACTCATCGTTGATAGTTTTGGTGGTTATTCACCTATCGGTGGTGGCGCACAATCCAGTAAAGACTATACCAAAGTAGATCGTAGTGGTCTTTATGCGGCACGTTGGATTGCAAAACATATTGTAGCAGCAGGTCTTGCTAAAAAATGTTCTGTTCAACTCTCTTACGCCATTGGTGTGGCAAAACCTGTCTCCATTGCTGTTGATACCTCTGGAACCTATACCAGTATCAGTGATGATGAACTCTCAAGCTTTGTTCTTGAAACGTTTAGTTTGACACCTCGTTGGATTACTGAAAAATTTAGTTTGGATAAACCAAGCAGTGAAACGTTCTTATACGCAGATGTTGCAGCACGTGGACAAGTAGGGCAGAGTGACTATCCTTGGGAAAAATTGGATAGCTTAGAGATCTTTAAAGCACTTAAAAAATAG
- the clpA gene encoding ATP-dependent Clp protease ATP-binding subunit ClpA: protein MVSQELNFVFNDAIAFVRKHRYEYITVDHLFFALLSNEHVAELLINCGLSITFLQRSMEKYFVANPQVVPSEESYEPLETVALSRVVESMMLHVKSAGKSEASVFDLLIAMMDESNAFCVALLLQQGVDKLLVVEEVTALSAPQNKEQSLGEQKESALGKYTLDLISLAKQKQIDPLIGRADEVKRVMQVLCRRKKNNPLLVGEPGVGKTAIVEGLAEKISEGEVPEILKNTPVYALDMGALLSGTKYRGDFEKRLKEILTELEEKKGAILFIDEIHTIVGAGATSGGSMDLSNLLKPALASGKIRCIGATTYGEFRNFFDKDKALSRRFAKIDVLEPSIEDSFLILKGLKGSYEKHHGVKYPNEVIRASVELAKKYISDKFLPDSAIDLIDEVGASFHLAKKRKKVVEMSDLEAVLAKIANIPSRSVTKDEGAVMQELEMHLKSKIFGQDAAIEALAKAIKRSRAGLGNPTSPIGSFLFAGPTGVGKTEVAKQLAFELGVHFERYDMSEYMEKHTVSRLIGAPPGYVGYDEGGQLSEAIKKHPYTVLLLDEIEKAHPDMLNILLQIFDSATLTDNNGTKIDFRNVIIIMTSNLGTKEAPTMGFTKSENSRTDHAIKEFFSPEFRNRLDEVIHFAPLSESVMINVVEKLLGELTEQLKDKKVEIVASLAAKKYLASEGYSKEMGARVMRRVIQEQIKTPLSEEVLFGKLKNGGVCKIDFKSKKLVFEYSGGN from the coding sequence ATGGTTAGTCAAGAACTCAATTTCGTTTTCAATGATGCCATCGCGTTTGTTAGGAAGCATCGTTATGAATACATTACCGTTGATCACCTCTTTTTTGCTTTGTTGAGCAATGAACATGTGGCTGAGCTTCTTATCAACTGTGGACTCAGCATTACTTTCTTGCAACGCTCCATGGAGAAGTACTTTGTAGCTAACCCTCAGGTCGTTCCAAGCGAAGAGAGTTATGAACCACTAGAAACCGTAGCGCTTTCTCGTGTGGTTGAGTCGATGATGTTACATGTAAAAAGTGCGGGCAAATCTGAAGCAAGTGTGTTTGATCTTTTAATAGCCATGATGGATGAGAGCAATGCTTTTTGTGTTGCTCTTTTATTGCAACAAGGGGTGGATAAACTACTTGTTGTTGAAGAAGTAACCGCGCTCAGTGCTCCTCAAAATAAAGAGCAAAGTCTTGGTGAGCAAAAAGAGAGCGCACTTGGAAAATATACGCTTGATTTGATTTCGCTTGCAAAACAAAAACAGATCGATCCACTCATTGGACGTGCTGATGAGGTCAAACGCGTCATGCAAGTATTGTGTCGCAGAAAGAAAAACAATCCTCTTTTGGTAGGCGAACCAGGTGTTGGTAAAACGGCCATTGTTGAAGGTTTGGCTGAAAAGATTAGCGAAGGGGAAGTTCCTGAAATCTTAAAAAATACACCTGTGTATGCGCTTGATATGGGCGCGCTGCTTTCAGGTACCAAATACCGTGGTGATTTTGAAAAACGTCTCAAAGAAATTCTTACAGAATTGGAAGAGAAAAAAGGGGCTATTTTATTTATTGATGAAATTCATACCATCGTAGGAGCCGGTGCAACGAGTGGTGGGTCTATGGATCTTTCAAATCTTTTAAAACCAGCACTTGCTTCTGGAAAAATTCGCTGCATTGGTGCTACCACTTATGGCGAGTTTCGTAATTTCTTCGATAAAGACAAAGCACTGAGCCGTCGTTTTGCCAAGATTGATGTGTTAGAGCCAAGCATTGAAGACTCCTTTTTGATCCTCAAAGGACTTAAAGGAAGTTATGAAAAACATCATGGCGTGAAGTACCCTAATGAAGTCATAAGAGCTTCAGTGGAGCTTGCCAAAAAATACATTAGCGACAAATTTTTACCCGATTCTGCAATTGATCTCATCGATGAAGTGGGTGCGTCGTTTCACCTCGCTAAAAAGCGTAAAAAAGTAGTCGAGATGAGCGATCTTGAAGCGGTTCTTGCAAAAATTGCGAACATTCCAAGTCGTAGTGTCACTAAGGATGAGGGTGCTGTCATGCAAGAGTTAGAAATGCACCTTAAATCCAAAATTTTTGGACAAGATGCCGCGATCGAGGCATTGGCTAAAGCGATTAAACGAAGTCGCGCTGGACTTGGTAACCCAACCTCGCCGATTGGTTCTTTCTTGTTTGCAGGACCTACAGGGGTGGGTAAAACCGAAGTGGCTAAACAGCTTGCCTTTGAGCTTGGTGTGCATTTTGAGCGTTACGATATGAGCGAATATATGGAAAAACATACTGTCAGTCGTCTGATCGGTGCGCCTCCTGGTTATGTGGGGTACGATGAGGGTGGACAACTGAGTGAAGCGATCAAAAAGCATCCTTATACCGTGTTATTGCTCGATGAGATTGAAAAAGCGCATCCTGATATGCTGAATATCTTGCTTCAAATTTTCGACAGTGCGACCTTGACTGATAACAATGGAACGAAGATTGATTTTCGCAATGTTATTATCATCATGACGTCCAATCTTGGAACAAAAGAAGCTCCAACAATGGGCTTTACAAAGAGTGAAAACAGCCGAACGGATCACGCGATTAAAGAGTTCTTCTCGCCTGAGTTTAGAAACCGCTTGGACGAAGTCATCCATTTTGCTCCGCTTTCAGAGTCTGTGATGATCAATGTTGTCGAGAAGCTTTTAGGTGAACTCACCGAGCAACTCAAAGATAAAAAAGTAGAGATCGTAGCAAGTTTAGCTGCTAAAAAATACCTTGCAAGTGAGGGTTACAGCAAAGAGATGGGTGCTCGTGTGATGCGTCGTGTCATTCAAGAGCAGATCAAAACACCTCTTTCCGAAGAAGTACTCTTTGGTAAGCTCAAAAATGGTGGTGTTTGTAAAATTGACTTTAAGTCTAAAAAATTGGTCTTTGAATACAGCGGTGGCAACTAA
- a CDS encoding AEC family transporter, producing MIENVAPVFIFVALGYLFKKIKHDISEALTEFVIYFSLPALALSKIRHMTFSHEVFSIILIAYITMALSLSLGYFAGRIMKMDRKNLVTMMVIVGFGNTGFVGFSYIESFYSLHAVSYALVYDQIGTFIALMTFGIALIAWGGGQEQRVRDVAKQMVFSPPLLAIVVAIYFQGTEFPPLIETILDKFQATLIPLVTAIVGMKLEFRTLSLYFKENMVALSLKMVIAPLLMLIGFYFFADLKAEWVRVTFLETAMPPMTMAVVFGIRGGLNRDLLINALALGILFSFVSIGVWNLIIS from the coding sequence ATGATTGAAAATGTTGCTCCCGTCTTTATTTTTGTTGCCTTAGGGTATCTTTTTAAAAAAATCAAACACGATATTTCAGAGGCTTTAACCGAGTTTGTGATCTACTTTTCACTCCCTGCACTTGCCCTTTCTAAAATACGGCATATGACGTTTAGTCATGAAGTTTTCTCCATTATTCTCATTGCCTACATAACGATGGCACTCTCTTTGTCTTTGGGTTATTTTGCTGGTCGCATTATGAAAATGGATCGAAAAAATCTCGTCACGATGATGGTCATTGTCGGTTTTGGCAATACAGGTTTTGTTGGCTTTTCCTACATCGAATCTTTTTACTCTCTGCATGCTGTCAGTTATGCTCTCGTGTACGATCAAATTGGTACGTTTATTGCCTTGATGACGTTTGGTATAGCGCTCATTGCATGGGGTGGAGGACAAGAACAACGTGTGCGTGATGTGGCAAAACAGATGGTTTTTTCACCGCCGCTTCTTGCTATTGTTGTTGCAATCTATTTTCAAGGGACAGAATTTCCTCCACTCATTGAAACAATTCTTGATAAGTTTCAAGCTACACTGATTCCTTTGGTTACTGCTATTGTAGGTATGAAGTTGGAGTTTCGTACTTTATCGCTTTACTTCAAGGAGAATATGGTTGCACTCAGCCTTAAAATGGTAATTGCTCCACTTTTGATGCTTATAGGATTTTATTTCTTTGCCGATTTAAAAGCCGAATGGGTTAGGGTCACTTTTTTAGAAACAGCAATGCCTCCGATGACGATGGCGGTTGTTTTTGGAATTAGGGGAGGGCTGAATCGAGATTTGTTGATTAATGCCCTTGCTTTAGGTATTCTCTTTTCATTTGTCAGTATTGGTGTATGGAATCTTATCATTTCGTAG